From the Deinococcus radiophilus genome, one window contains:
- a CDS encoding sensor histidine kinase gives MTAEFERGETAPPRLEDRSSGQGSSAPAWLDALPQAVLLYRQERTELGEQLVVTGLNRAASELWGIPESRAVGRPLLEVVRRHTLEALAERGGELELEAGGRALRCEARLEGQGGTLILEDLSEHRRREAELREATAVLSHEFRTPVTAIRGVLEALEYDMPRELQQNFVAQGLQETERLARLVEDLAVGFRPTRARTLTLSEAFERAERLLDTEYDLGRPTKGAKRQATKRGAAPRRRVQLVFGEDHLVRADPDKLLQVLLNLIENAFKYGPEGALVEVATSAQNAWTEVAVLDQGDPISDTEGLFRAHTRGRHVSGQGSGMGLYIVRSIVQGWGGQAWAERRGDRNAFCFTVPGVG, from the coding sequence ATGACTGCAGAGTTTGAACGCGGGGAAACCGCACCTCCGCGCCTGGAAGACCGCAGCTCAGGCCAGGGCAGTTCGGCCCCCGCCTGGCTGGACGCGCTGCCGCAGGCGGTGCTGCTGTACCGTCAGGAGCGGACCGAACTGGGCGAACAGCTGGTGGTGACTGGCCTGAACCGGGCGGCCAGCGAACTGTGGGGCATTCCCGAAAGCCGTGCAGTGGGGCGTCCCCTGCTGGAAGTGGTGCGCCGACATACCCTAGAAGCCCTGGCCGAGCGCGGCGGCGAACTGGAACTGGAAGCGGGTGGACGGGCGCTGCGCTGTGAAGCCCGCCTGGAAGGTCAGGGCGGCACCCTGATCCTGGAAGACCTGAGCGAACACCGCCGCCGTGAAGCCGAACTGCGGGAAGCCACCGCCGTACTGTCACATGAATTCCGCACCCCTGTGACAGCCATCCGGGGCGTGCTGGAAGCGCTGGAATATGACATGCCCCGCGAGTTGCAGCAGAACTTCGTGGCCCAGGGACTGCAGGAAACTGAGCGCCTGGCCCGGCTGGTCGAAGATCTGGCGGTGGGGTTCAGGCCTACGCGCGCACGCACACTGACGCTCTCGGAGGCCTTTGAACGCGCCGAGCGTTTGCTGGACACCGAATACGATCTGGGCCGCCCCACCAAGGGAGCCAAGCGCCAGGCCACCAAGCGGGGAGCTGCGCCGCGCCGCCGCGTGCAACTCGTGTTCGGTGAAGATCACCTGGTGCGCGCCGATCCTGACAAGCTCCTGCAAGTCCTGCTGAACCTGATCGAGAATGCGTTCAAATATGGTCCGGAAGGGGCACTGGTTGAAGTCGCCACCTCTGCACAGAACGCCTGGACCGAGGTGGCGGTGCTGGATCAGGGCGACCCCATCTCGGACACCGAGGGCCTCTTCCGGGCGCACACGCGGGGCCGCCACGTGAGCGGTCAGGGCAGTGGCATGGGCCTGTATATCGTCCGCAGCATCGTGCAGGGCTGGGGCGGTCAGGCCTGGGCCGAACGGCGCGGCGACCGTAACGCCTTTTGCTTTACCGTGCCGGGCGTGGGCTGA
- a CDS encoding carbonic anhydrase, with protein MSKPDSGPEAAQLPQIPESLLNSALERQLLRAVRRGASMEDIAELRPNKVSSPNEALGALEDGNARFFSGQARRPEMSANERRAQIIGQTPFAAILACSDSRVPVELVFDQGLGDLFVVRVAGNVVGETGLGTLEYAIRHLKVHLVMVMGHEGCGAVGAAMSPQAEIDQEPEHLRRLICSIQPSVADLPLIRDKKARMREAVISNVRHQVQRLREQPVVREAEQSGRIRVVGGFYEIGSGAVDFFTEEDELRP; from the coding sequence ATGTCTAAACCCGACTCCGGTCCAGAAGCGGCGCAGCTGCCCCAGATCCCCGAATCCCTGCTGAACTCCGCGCTGGAACGTCAGCTGCTCAGGGCGGTTCGCCGGGGCGCGTCCATGGAAGACATTGCCGAGCTGCGCCCCAACAAAGTGTCCAGCCCTAACGAGGCGCTGGGGGCCCTGGAAGACGGCAACGCCCGCTTTTTTTCGGGACAGGCACGGCGACCTGAAATGAGTGCCAACGAGCGCCGTGCCCAGATTATCGGGCAGACTCCTTTCGCGGCCATTTTGGCGTGCAGCGATAGCCGCGTACCCGTAGAGTTGGTGTTTGATCAGGGCCTGGGCGATCTGTTCGTGGTGCGAGTCGCAGGCAACGTGGTCGGGGAAACCGGGCTAGGGACGCTCGAATACGCCATCCGTCACCTCAAGGTGCATCTGGTGATGGTCATGGGCCACGAGGGCTGCGGCGCAGTGGGGGCCGCCATGTCCCCGCAGGCGGAAATTGATCAGGAGCCGGAACATCTGCGGCGGCTGATCTGCTCCATTCAGCCCAGCGTGGCGGACCTGCCCCTCATCCGTGACAAAAAAGCCCGGATGCGCGAAGCCGTGATCAGCAACGTGCGCCATCAGGTACAACGCCTGCGTGAACAGCCAGTGGTCCGTGAGGCCGAACAGAGCGGACGCATTCGCGTGGTAGGCGGGTTCTATGAGATCGGCTCTGGTGCGGTGGACTTTTTTACCGAAGAGGATGAGCTACGGCCCTGA
- a CDS encoding IclR family transcriptional regulator: protein MLSLQKAARILGAFSAEQPEWGVRALAAQLDMPRATAHAYLSGLSQAGLLRRTPAGRYRLSWRLAEMGAQLNTSLPWFLDARQLITRLALETQSVAFLSLLEDTEVVCAIRERHPAADIDMPLDIYLPATATASGKVLYAFLGIEPQTYSVCTSSSISTPDEWETEVARVRRQGYAYSIEEWIPGQCTLAMPYRYSGQVVAAVGVQMTAERYLREEGTLREQANALMEHADPLGD, encoded by the coding sequence GTGCTCTCTCTTCAAAAAGCTGCCCGCATCCTGGGGGCCTTCAGCGCTGAGCAGCCTGAATGGGGCGTGCGCGCCCTGGCGGCCCAGTTGGATATGCCCCGCGCCACCGCACACGCTTACCTGTCGGGACTGTCGCAGGCTGGTCTGCTGCGCCGTACCCCTGCCGGGCGCTACCGCCTGTCGTGGCGCCTGGCCGAAATGGGTGCCCAGCTGAACACCTCGCTTCCCTGGTTTCTGGACGCCCGCCAGCTGATCACCCGACTGGCCCTCGAAACCCAATCGGTGGCATTTCTATCCCTGCTGGAAGACACTGAAGTGGTCTGCGCCATCCGTGAGCGCCACCCCGCCGCCGACATTGACATGCCGCTGGACATTTACCTTCCTGCCACGGCCACCGCCAGCGGCAAGGTGCTGTACGCCTTTTTGGGAATAGAGCCCCAGACCTACTCGGTCTGTACGTCATCTTCTATCTCCACACCGGACGAATGGGAAACCGAAGTGGCACGGGTGCGCCGTCAGGGCTACGCTTATTCCATTGAAGAATGGATTCCGGGACAGTGCACCCTGGCGATGCCCTATCGCTACAGTGGTCAGGTGGTCGCCGCCGTGGGGGTACAGATGACTGCCGAACGGTATCTGCGCGAAGAAGGCACCTTACGTGAACAGGCCAATGCGCTGATGGAACACGCCGACCCGCTCGGCGACTAA
- a CDS encoding dynamin family protein: MSTLVSDQVQHLLSQERTLLADVQALLTQHGAPLEAQAYARQALSALDETFLLVVVGEFNAGKSSFVNALLGADVLPEGVTPTTDRIYVLVHGERAGELQPTQDPFVSRLTHPLPGLEGVALVDTPGTNAIIRQHQALTEGFLPRADLVLFLTSADRPFTESERQFLTLAAKWGRSVIMVVNKADLLETAEQREQVREHVEKGARGVLGLNPPVYLVSARGEQRGGDAGFADLRGALIRRLSQTERTRLKLLGPLNTADELLQDEARRTGAARETLSADLNILRDLEEQRLRHGETMLGELDGQLNRVSRLLSEFEMRADRFIDQKLRFGNVRGLMNSRELEEQFRTEAVAELPEAIDRQFGSMIDRFVEANLHFWEDVQAFLIRRQPSQDVARTRFSYDRAALLEGIAGSAREHLEATTEQRLARELAQDAEDSMKGMIGGLAGGMGLGVGIGALVGASALDFTGGILAGLTLGSLGLFVLPNKRLQAHRQLRARVEELREALERIVRREYEREQDRADARLRDAISPYTRFTEQESERLSAAETSLQSLQERLAEVRGEVEQLQVGAAVQQ; encoded by the coding sequence ATGTCCACCCTGGTTTCCGACCAGGTGCAACACCTGCTGAGTCAGGAGCGCACCTTATTGGCCGACGTTCAGGCCCTGCTGACCCAGCACGGCGCACCACTGGAGGCCCAGGCTTATGCGCGTCAGGCCCTCTCGGCGCTGGATGAAACCTTCTTGCTGGTGGTGGTCGGAGAGTTCAACGCGGGCAAAAGCAGTTTCGTGAATGCCCTGCTGGGCGCAGACGTCCTGCCTGAAGGCGTGACGCCCACCACCGACCGCATCTATGTGCTGGTGCACGGCGAGCGGGCCGGGGAGCTGCAGCCGACCCAGGACCCCTTTGTCAGCCGCCTGACCCATCCCTTGCCAGGACTAGAGGGCGTGGCGCTGGTGGATACGCCCGGCACCAATGCCATCATCCGCCAGCACCAGGCGCTGACCGAAGGGTTCTTGCCGCGCGCCGATCTGGTGCTGTTCTTGACCAGCGCGGACCGTCCCTTTACCGAGTCCGAGCGGCAATTTCTGACGCTGGCCGCCAAATGGGGCCGCAGCGTGATCATGGTGGTCAACAAGGCTGACCTGCTGGAGACGGCGGAGCAGCGGGAGCAAGTCCGTGAGCACGTCGAAAAAGGCGCACGCGGGGTACTGGGCCTCAATCCGCCCGTCTACCTGGTCAGTGCGCGGGGCGAGCAGCGTGGGGGCGACGCCGGATTCGCAGACCTGCGCGGGGCGCTGATTCGCCGCCTGTCGCAGACCGAGCGCACCCGCCTCAAGCTGCTGGGGCCGCTGAATACCGCTGACGAACTGCTGCAGGATGAGGCCCGCCGTACCGGGGCAGCCCGCGAGACGCTGAGCGCAGATCTGAATATCCTGCGTGACCTGGAAGAACAGCGCCTGCGCCACGGCGAAACCATGCTGGGCGAGCTGGACGGTCAGCTGAACCGTGTCTCGCGTCTGCTGAGCGAATTCGAGATGCGGGCTGACCGCTTTATCGACCAGAAACTGCGTTTTGGCAACGTGCGCGGTCTGATGAACAGCCGCGAGCTGGAAGAACAGTTCCGCACCGAAGCGGTCGCCGAGCTGCCGGAGGCCATTGACCGGCAGTTCGGCAGTATGATTGACCGCTTTGTGGAAGCGAATCTGCACTTCTGGGAGGATGTGCAGGCCTTTTTGATTCGGCGCCAGCCGTCGCAGGACGTGGCCCGCACCCGCTTTTCATATGACCGCGCTGCGCTGCTTGAAGGCATTGCCGGGAGTGCCCGCGAGCACCTCGAAGCCACCACTGAGCAGCGCCTGGCCCGCGAGCTGGCGCAGGACGCCGAGGACTCTATGAAAGGCATGATCGGCGGCCTGGCCGGTGGGATGGGCCTGGGCGTGGGCATCGGGGCACTGGTGGGTGCATCGGCGCTGGACTTTACCGGGGGTATTCTGGCAGGCCTCACGCTGGGCAGCCTGGGCCTCTTTGTGCTGCCCAACAAGCGGCTGCAGGCCCACCGTCAACTGCGCGCCCGTGTAGAAGAACTGCGTGAAGCTCTGGAGCGCATCGTGCGCCGCGAGTACGAGCGTGAGCAGGACCGCGCCGACGCCCGCCTACGTGACGCGATCAGTCCTTACACCCGCTTTACCGAGCAGGAGAGTGAACGCTTGAGCGCTGCCGAAACCTCCTTGCAGTCGTTGCAAGAGCGCCTGGCAGAAGTGCGGGGCGAGGTGGAGCAGCTTCAGGTAGGGGCGGCGGTTCAGCAGTAG
- a CDS encoding winged helix-turn-helix domain-containing protein codes for MNHVVVIEDEATVRDVLQFHLERAGLKVSAYGTVAEAETGLAAADALVLDWMLPGESGLGLLRRLRSDSDLRRLPVLMLTARAAEAERVEGLETGADDYLTKPFGAAELVARVRALLRRSQPEPLQQLSNGPLHIDMTAADARLGNARLNLTRREFDLLAFLMQNAGRVYSRTELLDRVWGADFLGGERTVDQHITQLRSHLGDAPGAPTFLETVRGKGYRMRAWTQEEA; via the coding sequence ATGAACCATGTCGTCGTGATTGAAGATGAAGCTACAGTACGTGACGTGCTGCAGTTTCACCTGGAACGGGCTGGGCTGAAGGTCAGTGCCTACGGAACGGTGGCCGAAGCCGAAACTGGCCTGGCTGCGGCTGACGCGCTGGTACTGGACTGGATGCTCCCAGGGGAAAGTGGGTTGGGCCTGCTGCGCCGTCTGCGCTCGGACTCCGACCTGCGCCGCCTCCCCGTGCTGATGCTCACCGCCCGCGCCGCCGAAGCTGAGCGGGTCGAGGGCCTGGAAACCGGGGCCGACGACTACCTGACCAAACCCTTCGGGGCCGCCGAGCTGGTTGCCCGCGTGCGTGCGTTGCTACGCCGTAGCCAGCCTGAGCCGTTGCAACAGCTGAGCAATGGACCGCTTCATATCGACATGACCGCCGCAGATGCCCGGCTCGGGAATGCCCGTCTGAACCTGACCCGCCGTGAATTCGATCTGCTGGCCTTTCTGATGCAGAACGCCGGCCGGGTCTACTCGCGCACCGAATTGCTGGACCGGGTCTGGGGGGCAGACTTTCTGGGCGGTGAGCGCACGGTGGACCAGCACATCACGCAGCTGCGCTCGCACCTGGGCGACGCACCGGGCGCACCGACCTTCCTGGAAACGGTCCGTGGCAAGGGCTACCGTATGCGGGCCTGGACGCAGGAGGAAGCATGA